From the Scylla paramamosain isolate STU-SP2022 chromosome 13, ASM3559412v1, whole genome shotgun sequence genome, the window cagtacctcgactgaaataaaagagatttaaatggtcagcagccattatttaaagctaagtgagtagatgtgcaagataaacagggtacagtaaaatccctcttgtccggcatcaacgggaccgccgacgtgCCGGacacttgaatagaagtgaaattatgtccacgatgaccaccctacactcacgcatcttaccacaacaatgatgatcagctgatctgatcagctgcttaagtgtaagcacaacacacttccttttttctacaactttaggcgtgATGAAGGCGTcgggcgataaacagtgcacacgcgggactgagtcactgagtaaacacagtgcagtgggctgcgggtggcgcgaagcagtgcgctgtggtggcaaggggacggagtatgcctcgcgtgggaattttaattgattttgtgagcacacattgattttttattgattttaaggctcggggaaaaatgtgccggatacttgaagctgccggatactggaatgccggatgagagggattttactgtataataaaTTGACTAAGTTGTTTATCTCACtcataagtaaaacataaagGCCTTTCATTTGATGCATTTAGGATCAGAAGTTTTACTGGGAGATGAAGTACAGTGCTAAATAACAGTTTGTGCATAAAGCTGACAAATACTGATGTCTCCTGAGGTCAGCCCAGGCCcaacaaggaaagcaaataaaaaaatgaaatgaaccCCCAACATCACACCTTGAAAGGACCACACAGTCATATGAACAACACAAACTCACTTGTTAGTTATGAAACCAGTGACATTTTCTGGAGGAACGTAATCTAGCTGAGTCAGCGCAGTATTTACAGACGGCCAAAACTTTGTTCCCTCTGGGATAATAGAAGTGGTGGTTTGGTGGCTTATTTCTTCACAGCCCATCAAGCTAAATTTGTATGTGGGAGTGCACACATACAGCTGAAAATGAAGATTTGTGACAATaagcaaaatgcacaattcatgccatgattttcaatattatataggtactgatctgatagtatctagctccacatgagacaacaggttgaggtttgagaaaggaccatccaacactcaacacgaggaatgtatatccacctacatgaaataaacatgtggaaaaggaatgtatcaaaaactggaatcaagaatttctgtgagaataaaatggtatgtacttttgtgataccttccctgttcaatttgcaacagtaaatatgtttcaaatactgccccactgaaagaggtatcaggataatgactaacaaataaaacttactggaacagaataaaactttggtggtgaggcaagagaggctgcaccaacaaaggtctcaatgcctccgttggtcaccaccgtctcggtgccaacgatgaccttgttgacacgtgacatgatggggaacactgcagagtcttgaattaatgttgtctcaattccagcagtacataaagcttttgccactgggtgaccctgcacaagtaaaagatgtattgagaacataagaacataataaaataaaggaagctgcaagaagccatcacccctacatgtggcagtccctgtgttatgtatcgtgcacatcagacacgatgacgtgaaagagacgcataaaacaccttacatcatatttaggggcacgttcggcaacaataacgtggaatttcctttgtgtggctgccttggtcaggaaggccaagaccagtggacacattgcacacatcacaatgacctcatcattgtgaatcttgcttacaccttgggcagctatcaattcttggctgaaataaaaggaatcaatataatactggtaacaaacaacgtcaatgtcccaaatgtcagtgtaatctttactctacctttgttcaacctcagctttctgttcaccaatggcctcaagtactctgtcctgcagctctggaataacctccgtgcattttgggagatctccacatgcagggtgagtctactagcatggactgtgagaggcttgggtactccacaccttgcttctctccacgtggtgtgttgtgttcatcaattactatctgcgtgaagaagaaaaataacttaaattaataaatgagatacacacacacacacacacacacacacacacacacgaggacagaaaggcaaaatacgtagagagagagagagagagagagagagagagagagagagagagagagagagagagagagagagagagaggctgtacttaagcaattatatctttccataccacacacacacacacacacacacacacgcacacgaacgtttccctaagggcgttacatcactgtgtgtgtgtgttctatatcTCTAGGGCGgaatctttcaagagagagagagagagagagagagagagagatgaggaaacaaggaagagaatgaaaaataaataaaaaagcaagaataatgatgataacaacaacaataaaaggtcagttttttttttttatgggatacttatgtgaattgaaatacgcctaaatgtttacgttcttgagagaaaacggaggtcagttttttatttttatgggatACTTATGTGAATTGAAATACGCTCAGTTATTTGTATATCACTGCTTCACAGACATCTCCAGCACGTGTTCCCTTTGAGTAGCACCAAACCCACCAACACCCACACATTGGTAAGCCTTCTAAGCACATACTAGTTTACATTGGCgcagatatattaaaaagattaatcacaaaagactaattaaaaacatatattcagTACATGCAGGTgggctctccttgacacacagagaaaggctggtaattctctgttgatcattagctacagtatggaagcctctgttatacttcgatatctctgtgaagtattgttgttttttaacgtcAAATGGTAAATATTTAATAATTATAAGGTAAGATATAacagtattaagccaagcctttaattcacacaagcttttcaatgattgcacattacgccacacaagggacgagacattgcagtgTAAGCCACGACCAGTTTGAATTtggcgcttcaatcagtaaACGTCTACatactttgacaattacagtgataatggcctgagatttatttttacacgcttataattctttatatttaattttctattagtttagtttaatataaaagaagttggtggTTGTTATTGAAAGGTAAAAGTGTGTTGTGGATAGGTTTGTGTCCGTACTGTGCAGAGCAGGCCAAGGGAGGACAACACAGCACCAGACGTGACACAGAAAGGCACTGTGTTcaaagggtgccataaactgtggctttatttaatgtattttggcagaacaagacagtgacagggccgtgggtgcctgcgtgtgctggtgcaagcttggtgcctgccTGGAGGTGCCTACAGGGAGGTGCCTACAGGGCCACCAAGgctaatattggtaagaaaccttcccaccacttgtccagccagctAATTTGCACAGTCTGATGTAACAGGCGGTGACTGTGATAGTGTTGTTACctgtcacccacaacaacaacaacaacacagggctgtcaggtTTATTGTTAAGCCtggtatttcatgtttttgcacctcgttagcaatatattgatgtgacgcagcattccacggtgccacaagcgctccaagcctccaccacaaaactcttactaattaaccatgacaggaattagaaaaacgtaaaaaaaatccacttgccttatgttatcagctgaggtggaggcagccttccccatttatccgccaatatctgctttatttgtcacttattgtaagcctaacacgtcactaagtggagccacatgacaaggctttcatatccgctagctagatatatccgccattgcctcatttagttacgatggaagaataacaggcaaaatagcggccgtcCTCTCCACTGgcaagggccgccatgatgcctggctacctGTTTGAAtctgtgggttccaatattttttgggtatttttcttaacttctttattttggtagtatagcatgtttttatggtttagaaaaataattatttgctttagaagtgttttcGCTGCTTGTGTTGACTTGTGTCCAATTTTGTGTTGATTGACGAAAatgtggggtgtttttttgacgctattttgacaaacttggttttttatttcacgctctaattacgtcttttgtatttctaaaaattgcttatgatttttaaattgttttctgGTTCCTGTTGAGAGGAATAAGTGGGttttaaaaatggtttatggtcctgttaaaagttgtgattataacactttttgtgttattgtgtctctatttcagcttgtaactaactttttaatgcctgaaaaaatagtttgtatgttttaaagtgttttatcttgttgttgagtcaaaataggtggactttccagtggtttttaatcgtaattaggttccaacacttgttttttacacaatttcggttttatttgtttattcttgttccaggtaacttttgatggtgtaagatgatagttcagattttttaaaattttttacgttcctaaaaattcaaatgCTGTGgagttttcaatgatttaaatggtgccgaatatttcaacactttttccatatttcatttggatattttttaaatactactcaaGCTGGAGCTGTTATAATAttgtggatattttttaaagtatttgtcaagtcagaatatataaggcattccagcctagctccattttttcgaggggtcaatttcgaaatgaaatccgttacggtacgtaaatTAGCCGTGACGTCACATCCGCCATGATGGACCCGGGcccttgatcggctccgctgtctcctcggtaataattatcgtattttgcagtgttttcctggtgtttccacgtgtttctaaactcagacgtgtagataagagtagaatgagtaagaaaataagagaaatagaggaggaagaggaagggagaaggaatagaggaggtggtaaaacagaaaaatgataagaaaacaatatttagcttaattttccctgctgccctgtctgtcttggtagtatttgtcttccctgacagtgcttccagtgtatttggtgtgtttaagaggtgttggagtgtgtctggaggtgtttagggagtgttgcagtgtgtctggaggtgttgaaagggtgttgaagtgtgtgttttagggatttggtgatgtttgagtcaatatttagcgttcctggtgtgttttggggtgtcttaggcttgtttaggagtgctttaagtgtgttttggactgttttcaatgttttgtgatgtttcaagtgtattttaggatgttatggacgagtttgggtgtgttttgtgtggataccggggaattttgggtgcgtttgtgaatattttaggtcagtgtgggtgttttggggtgttttaagtgtgttttgggccgttttcagtgttttgggatgttttaagtgtgttttaggatgttatgcatgagtttgagtgtgttttgggtaggtacggtgtgttttcgatgcgttttaagtcaatttggtgagttttggagtattttaagtgtgtttggggatattttggtgcactttcgatgtgtttagggtgttttttgtgcgtttaggagtgtttaaggtgttttaaggtgttttagtgtgattggagttgcttttgaggtgttttggttatgttaaaggcatgttgcagataagtactgggtctttgagggtagaagtggtgtgctggaggtaaaataaaaggttctggagtgttttaggggggactgtgatagtagaagcgtgtcaggggtgttatagcgtgtgttgtgatgtatGAAGCTTCTAGATGCATGTGGGGGCGATGTCTGGGTCTGtacgaggtgttgtggtgttggagtcctagcaggggaaggtactggaggttgtagtgatgggtagagggtaaaaacagaggtacactttaggttaggtaaggttaagtgttcattggtgttgattcagtaatacaatcttttttttttcagatacaaatgtagagggacgaaatagagaagcaggaagaccaccaccaccaccaccaccaccaccagcagtgtggaagAAAGGTTAGACAAGCGAAGAAAgttggaaaattaataattaaacgcttgctgtcttttattatcttgagtataaaatggttatatgacaatctctctctctctctctctctctctctctctctctctctctctctctctctctctctctctctctctctctcagtattagtAACCCTGTTGACAGAAGTGACATCCGCGTCTTCttagatgtaaacaaagcggtactttccttccagctggtgataaaactctctctcgctctccctcactctccctcactctcccacgccACGGAAGCAGTGGAATaaagcacaggaggaggaagtgagaggataaTGAAGTTTGGAAGTTTGTGATACGTAAGAAGGTTACATGTTGTGAGAGGAATAtagtgctgtctgtctgtctgtgtgtgtgtgtgtgtgtgtgtgtgtgtgtgtgtgtaaagaagaaaatgctatattatatctacgtgtttaaaagtttctgtgagggaatgtgtgtgtgtgtgtgtgtgtgtccctcctatatatacaaaaaataaaacaaaataaataaataaataaataaagtaaaacaagaacatttttacgactttaaataattttcccgacacacttgtgcatggaggcagtgttccatgagtgttgagtgacaaatattggcttaacttaacttaacttaaatattgacttaacttaacctaacctaacttcttttaacctaacctaacttaacttaacctaacctaacctaacttaacctaacctaacctaacttaacctaacctaacatatgctaacttaacctaacctaacctaacctaacccaacctaacctaacttaacctaacctaacctaacatatgctAACTTACCCTTACCTAACatatgctaacctaacctaacttaacgtaacctaacctcacataacctaaccgaacctaacacCCGCAGAGGAACGCACGGACAAGCAAGGTGGTATtcggcagtctgatcctggacctgCTTGGCTTCACGGTGGTGCTGGCTCTGTTTCCTGCTCTCCTCGACTATTATTCCAAGCACGACTCCAGCAGCTTGTATTCCTCTCTGCTCTCCTGTGTCACGTATTACCAGCACATCATCGGCGTCCCTGCGAGGTTCCACTCTGTCTTGTTTGGTGGTATgtgggtttgttgtgttttgtattggtttatatattttcagtttgtttttattattattttttttttcaatttttttttatcctactatctatttatttatttttgtttgtttgtttgtttgtagagTGTACCATGTATTTTTTAAGGTTTGTATTAAGGCTGCTCACTCATACAGTACAAATTTAGCTGCAACATGGGTGATCTGAACTAAGCTGGTCATCCTCTCTCTATACCTgttcttttattcactttccttcatcctttgctTACCAGTCTGTAAATGAGAAACAGGAATGGAGGTAGAAATACcatcctttcatattttcctttgaaAGATTACCTTGAAGTCATGTTGTGtctttagtagtagtggttgtgaccTAATGACCAAGTGGGTTATACTGATGCAACTTTTAGATacatttagaaagaaaaaaaattgatgtggTTTGGTTGTAATAAGTggtaattccttttttttcctgacagaAATTAAATTGGGATGACCTTGTTCAAAAGAAAGTACCTGCTCCCTTTGTACCAAGAATCAGTACTGAGTTAGATGTTAGTAATTTTTCTGAAGAGTTCACTGCAATGATACCACAGGATTCTCCAGCAATCGTTCCTCCAGATGTTGAGAAAATGTTCAATGTAAGTACCCAAATAAGACTTaattgtatatgtatatgtatgaatgtatgtatgtatttatatgagtgtgtgtactCTTCCAAAGATAGTattgttacattattatttcagGGCTACTCCTACGTTGCTCCATCAATTCTCTTCACTGACAGTGTCATCAGCGACAGCAGCAGCCTTTTCAAGATGTCACCAGACAGAAGACCTTCCACAACCAACCTATTATTGGCTTGTAGCTTTAAGGTTAGTACCCACTTTCTATTCTGCTGTTGCTGATTTACTTGCTAATTTTAATTCTTCACtattaactctttgactgctgctgctgctgtttgctacatctttccttaaccacTAATCACTTTGAgacatttttacttgttctacagccatctctaatctttaaactgggtacaaattgcaaaatccattctttttaatccccttctttcacGTAGATGAttattataaagatttcatgcattacttctggtgctgtaaATTGGTTTGTATCAGTGAAAGCATTAAAACATACTTGAATTTTTGGTGAATTGTCTCAGCGTGATTTTGACAGTAAAGGTAAATAAATTgtcatagtagtagcagtagtaataatataagtATGCATGGCTGATGTCTTCCCCTGTGAGGGatagattcagattcagattcagattctttATTCCACGAAAGTGGTTATTAAGTACATTATATTTCACATAGCTTTACATAAATAAGGAGGTCATAAAACTAAACTGTAGATTGAAATATCTTAGTATACTACTAAATGATTAAATTGCAGAATGTTGTCAtcaaaaaatattaagagtatAAAATAATCATGGTAACTAAAATAGTATTTCTACACTAAAGTGCAATGTCTACctctaagtaaaataaaatacatgaatgtcCTTAAAATTATGTTTAAATGATAATAAGACCATAAAATGCTGGATAAAATATGGGTGTAAAGCTTCATCACTGTGCGTTTTCTAACATATGtctaaaatatttatataatatttgcAGATTGGAAATGTTTCCTGAGGTTAGTCTTAAAACTGTTTAGATTTTGAGACAGGGTGATGGTGGATGGGAGTTGGTTCCACAACTTAGGACCCAACACAGTGAGGTCCCTGGCACCGCTGTCTGTTCTGGTCCGGGGAACATGCAAGTTGTTTCTTTGTCTAGTTTTACTGTTTGTCACATCATTTACagtattaaaagataaaaaggatagAAAGCCATCAGGATAACATCTTCGCAAATGTCAAACATATGTTTCTCCTTAACCCTGAGccatttaagttctttaaggaAAGGTGATGCACGGTCATATTTCCTGCCACCTCCCACTGCTACTTTAGCTGCAAAGTTTTGAAGTTTTTGGGCCTTACACAGAAGAGTTTCGTTTGTTGATCCCCACACTTGAATGCAGTAATATATTGTGCTTAATGCAAGTGATTGAGTAACAAGAATTCGTGTGGGTTTATCAAAACATTTACTAATTCGATTTATATACATTAATATGCCTGTCACCTTCTTCTGTAACTCATTTAAATGAACATCAAACAACATATATTTATCAAAATACACTCCTAAATTCTTAACATGATAACTTGAAAGTATGTTCTCTCCATCAAAATGTATGGTAGTGTCAGGAGGAATCTTAGCTAGGAGTTGGCGATTGCCTAGGAAAATACATTGCGTTTTACTTGGATTTAAAAGTAGGCCATTACTCAGAAAATAGCGTTTACATTGTCTTAGAGTTGTTTCAGCATCATTAATGAGTTGATGGATGTTGTTAACTGTGCCTTCGTGTAATATTTGAGTATCATCCGCGTATTGCACTATGAAACCATTAACGTGCTCTGACAGATCATTTACATAAATGCTGAACAATAGCGGGCCAAGAATTGAGCCTTCTGGGACTCCATAGTTCACTTTCTGGTCTTTAGATATTGCCCCATTCAAGCGGACAGACATGGTTCTGTTGGTCAAATAATTATCTAGACCTTTCCTTGTTGCTTGTTCAACTGCATGATGTCTTTAACACACACTTCTCTACCCCATCCAAGTACTACCATCCAAGTAGCTTTCCTCACCTATCACTACTTTCAacttcactcactctttcttttggAGATGTCATTGATATGAAATCGTTTTGACACAAAATGATTTAAGTAACAATTAGTTTAagatcatattttcttttccttgcatttaatcATTGTATGCCTGTATCTAATTCATGTTGGTTTCACAGGCACACACCTATATTGTGATGGAGCTCCTTGGAGGTGGAGAGCTGGCTGCTTCAGAGGATCAGGAAACACGAGAGGTTCACAGAGGCTCGCCTCGGGCTTCGGTCGTCGTGAGGAACCTGGTGTCAGCAGTTCACTACGTGCACAGGAAAGGCATCAGTGTTCACGGAGACCTAAAGCCAGACAGGGGTGAAGagttaggagagggagaagaaatatgTTGGGAATTAATGGAATGGGagggaataaaaatagaaaagtggttggtgttgaggatagacagaaaagaaaagaaaggaaaggtgaaaaaaaggaagtttttttgcattgattttccatctgcttattttaaagaatttattgcatggaatattattgatctccatcatttgtatggcctttataataaaaagtatgaatttattccattcagatattatccttctccgaggccattctaatctaattatcttttcacggaatctcttgttcaaggattcttctgaagattcagttattaagattgtggattttgggtttgcacatttgatgcctgacaaggaaaaggatggcagcacgaagacaccgtgcttcactgttcactatgcAGCGCCTCTGTTACATCCTGTTATTCACAGGTACAGGTTATAAAGTGGGTGTTGTTGTGCCCTGCAACCAGAGATGTGGCCATTTCCTGTATGTGTTCCACCATGGCATTCACCAGCAGTACCACACCATAGAGTGTTGTTTCTTCCTTACACAGACCACCTAAACAACACTCACAAGCTTAAACATTAGCAGTGAGTGCTTCTTTCTGTTTAAGTCCTGTTTGTTACTCCTCAAAACCTTCAAACAGTGCCAAAAGCCTCATATCTTCATGGTACCGCTTGAACATTCATGCACTGGTtgagtatcttgtgtgtaattttatgat encodes:
- the LOC135106265 gene encoding translation initiation factor eIF2B subunit beta-like, with amino-acid sequence MCAMCPLVLAFLTKAATQRKFHVIVAERAPKYDGHPVAKALCTAGIETTLIQDSAVFPIMSRVNKVIVGTETVVTNGGIETFVGAASLASPPKFYSVPLYVCTPTYKFSLMGCEEISHQTTTSIIPEGTKFWPSVNTALTQLDYVPPENVTGFITNNRGTAPSYVYRQLSELYRPTSCDL